One Ornithinicoccus hortensis genomic window, GTGGCGATGGTAGTCCACGTCTAAGAGTGCAAGGCGGGGTGTAGGCAAATCCGCACCCCATGGTGCCCCAGGCTTGATAGTGACCGCGTATGTGGGAAGAGGGTGATCCTATGCTGCCTAGAAAAGTTCCTAGCGAGGTTCGAGCCGCCCGTACCCTAAACCGACTCAGGTGGTTAGGTAGAGAATACCAAGGCGATCGAGTGAATCGTGGTTAAGGAATTCGGCAAAATACCCCCGTAACTTCGGGAGAAGGGGGGCCCAGAGGGTGACGGCACTTGCTGCCCGAGCCCGAACGGCCGCAGAGACCAGGGAGAAGCGACTGTTTACTAAAAACACAGGTCCGTGCGAAGTTGCAAAACGATGTATACGGACTGACGCCTGCCCGGTGCTGGAACGTTAAGGGGACGGGTTAGCCTTACGGCGAAGCTCTGAACTTAAGCGCCAGTAAACGGCGGTGGTAACTATAACCATCCTAAGGTAGCGAAATTCCTTGTCGGGTAAGTTCCGACCTGCACGAATGGCGTAACGACTTCTCCACTGTCTCAACCACGAACTCGGCGAAATTGCACTACGAGTAAAGATGCTCGTTACGCGCAGCAGGACGGAAAGACCCCGGGACCTTTACTATAGCTTGGTATTGGTGTTCGGTACGGCTTGTGTAGGATAGGTGGGAGACTATGAAGCCGGCACGCCAGTGTCGGTGGAGTCAACGTTGAAATACCACTCTGGTCGTTCTGGATATCTAACCTCGGTCCGTGATCCGGATCAGGGACAGTGCCTGGTGGGTAGTTTAACTGGGGCGGTTGCCTCCCAAAGAGTAACGGAGGCGCCCAAAGGTTCCCTCAGCCTGGTTGGCAATCAGGTTTCGAGTGTAAGTGCACAAGGGAGCTTGACTGTGAGACAGACATGTCGAGCAGAGACGAAAGTCGGGACTAGTGACCCGACGGTGGCTTGTGGAAGCGCCGTCGCTCAACGGATAAAAGGTACCCCGGGGATAACAGGCTGATCCTGCCCAAGAGCTCATATCGACGGCATGGTTTGGCACCTCGATGTCGGCTCGTCGCATCCTGGGGCTGGAGTCGGTCCCAAGGGTTGGGCTGTTCGCCCATTAAAGCGGTACGCGAGCTGGGTTTAGAACGTCGTGAGACAGTTCGGTCCCTATCCGCTGCGCGCGTTGGAAACTTGAGAAGAGCTGACCCTAGTACGAGAGGACCGGGTTGGACGAACCTCTGGTGTGTCAGTTGTCCTGCCAAGGGCACCGCTGATTAGCTACGTTCGGACGTGATAACCGCTGAAAGCATCTAAGCGGGAAGCACACTTCAAGATGAGGTTTCCATGGGGCTCGACCCCGAGAGGCTCCCAGCTAGAACACTGGGTTGATAGGCCGGATGTGGAAGTGCAGTAATGCACGGAGCTGACCGGTACTAATAAGCCGATGACTTAAACAACAAAGATGATACGCGTCCACTGTGTGGTTCCCGAGATACGGTCGGGAACAGGAACGACCCAAAACTCGATAGAGTTACGGCGGCCATAGCGAGAGGGAAACGCCCGGTCACATACCGAACCCGGAAGCTAAGCCTCTCAGCGCCGATGGTACTGCACTGGAGACGGTGTGGGAGAGTAGGACACCGCCGGACAACCATTCACAAGAGCCCCGTGGGACCAGACACCTGGACCCACGGGGCTACTTGCACCCCCACACCCACCCCACCGAAAGGGGCCTCTGGGTTGGGGCTTCCCGCGGTGGAAGAACCGCTGGCAGAATGGCCCCATGGCCGGCGCGGACTTTGTCCGGGAGCTCCGAGCGGCCCCCTCCGCATGGGGCCTGGCTTTTGGCGGGCTGGCCCTGGTCCTCTCGTTCTCGCCGAGTCTCCTGCCCCGCAGCTGGCCGTTGCAGGGAGCTGCGGCCGGGGTGACTGCCGGCATGGTCTACGGCCTGGCGGTGCTGGTCGCCTGGGGGGTGCGGCATACGGCGCGCATGGTGAACGTGCGCGTCGAGGTCACCTCGGATCCGGACCGCTGGGTCCGCTACGTCGGATTGGCCGTGCTCATCCTGGTGCCCCTGTGGTACTGGGTGTGGGCGGTGCGGGGGCAGGGGAGGACGGCCGAGTTGGTGCAGATGGAGGCGCCGCCGTTCTGGCAGTCCTTCCTGGCCGTGGTGCTGGGGATCCTGATCGCGGGGCTCGGTGTCCTGCTCGGCCGTTCGGCCAGGTGGCTCGCTCGGCGCCTCGCGGCACGCGTGCCCTCCTCGGTGCCTCGCTGGGCGGCGGTGGCTGCCAGCGCGGCGGTCGTGGCGCTGGTCGCGGTGTGGGCGACCAACGCGGTCCTGGTGTCGCGCGTGGCCAACGCGCTCGGGGAGCGGTTCTACGAGGTTAACTCGCAGACCCGTGAGGGCGTCGTCGCGCCGACCGTGCCCGAACGCTCCGGGGGTCCCGGCTCGTTGCTGGGTTGGGACACGTTGGGTCAGGAGGGCCAGGTGTTCGTGACCGGTGGCCCGTCGGCGACGGACATCGAGCAGGTGACCGGCGCGCCGGCCCTCGAGCCGATCCGGGTGTACGGGGGACTTGGTTTCGCGGACTCGTTCGGTGAGGTCGCCGACGGGGTCGTGGCCGAGCTGCACCGCACGGGGGCCTTCGAACGGTCGGTGCTGGTGGTCTACAACACGACCGGCACCGGATGGGTCAACGAGTGGTCGGCGCAGCCGGTGGAGTACCTGACCGGAGGGGACAGCGCGATCGCCGCGATGCAGTATTCCTACCTCCCGAGTCCGTTGGCGCTGATCGCCGACCGGGTACGTCCACCCATGGCGGGCAAGGCCTTCTTCGACCGGATATACGCCGAGTGGGAGACGCTGCCGGAGGAGTCACGGCCCCGGCTCATGGTCGCGGGTGAGTCGCTGGGTTCGTTCGGGGGCCACGGAGCCTTCACGAGCAAGGAGGACATGGTCGAGCGGGTGGACGGAGCGGTGTGGATCGGCACCCCCGCCTTCACCCCGTTGTGGCGGGCGATCACCCGGGACCGGCAGAACGGGTCGCCGGAGGTCGCCCCGGTGGTCGACAACGGGCAACACCTGCGCTTCGTGACGCGGCCGCAGGACCTGGTCGCCGACATCTATGGCCGGCCGCTGGGGGAGTGGGAGGAGCCGCGCATCGCCTACCTGCAGCACGCCTCCGACCCGATCTCGCGGTGGGACACCAGCCTGATCCGGTCCCGCCCGGACTGGATCACCGAACGGGCCGGCACCGATGTGAACAAGGACATCGAGTGGTACCCACTGGTCACCTTCTGGCAGGTGACCACCGACCAGGCCCTGGGGAATGCCACGGCACCCGGCCACGGCCACCTCTACCACCACGACCTCGTGGCGACCTGGGCCGCCGTCCTCGGTGTCGACAAGGTGGACCTGGCGTCCGTGACGAGTGCGGTGCAGCAGGACCGCGATGCCGCGACGAACTGAGTCTGCGCAGGTCACAGCGCTGTAGCCAGCTGCCGGCGGCGTCCGACCCGGCCGATTTTGTACCCGCCGCAAAGTCCTGCTAAAGTAGTCCTTCGCTGCAGGGGTTCGCCCCACAGCAGCGACCGACGCCGGATCGTCACGCGGCCCGAGGCTCACAGCTCGGATTTGCCCGCGGGAGATTAGTTCGGTTACGATAGTCTGGTTGCCCCGATTACTTCGGCCCGGTTGGGTTGTGGTTGTTGGTGTGTGTCCGATTCTTGAGAACTCAACAGCGTGCCAAAAATCAATGCCAATTTATCCTCGTCGTGGGGTGAGTGGTGGCTGACCGTTGTGGTTGGTTGTTGCTTGTCCTGCTTCGAATATCCTTTGGTTGATGAAGATCGAGTCAGTTGACTCGTTCTGCTCAGCTAGTTTCAGCCCTTTGTTGGGTTATGGTTTCAGGCCTGCTTTCGGGTGGGTCCTGTGCTGAACTTTAACGGAGAGTTTGATCCTGGCTCAGGACGAACGCTGGCGGCGTGCTTAACACATGCAAGTCGAACGGTGACCTCGGAGCTTGCTCCGGGTGATCAGTGGCGAACGGGTGAGTAACACGTGAGTAACCTGCCCCTTTCTCTGGGATAACTCCGGGAAACCGGTGCTAATACTGGATACGACCCGAGCGGGCATCCGCATCGGGTGGAAAGTTTTTCGGTAAGGGATGGACTCGCGGCCTATCAGCTTGTTGGTGGGGTAATGGCCCACCAAGGCGACGACGGGTAGCCGGCCTGAGAGGGCGACCGGCCACACTGGGACTGAGACACGGCCCAGACTCCTACGGGAGGCAGCAGTGGGGAATATTGCACAATGGGCGAAAGCCTGATGCAGCGACGCCGCGTGAGGGATGACGGCCTTCGGGTTGTAAACCTCTTTCAGCAGGGAAGAAGCTTTTGTGACGGTACCTGCAGAAGAAGCACCGGCTAACTACGTGCCAGCAGCCGCGGTAATACGTAGGGTGCGAGCGTTGTCCGGAATTATTGGGCGTAAAGAGCTTGTAGGCGGTTTGTCGCGTCTGCTGTGAAAACTCGGGGCTTAACCCCGAGCCTGCAGTGGGTACGGGCAGACTAGAGTATGGTAGGGGAGACTGGAATTCCTGGTGTAGCGGTGGAATGCGCAGATATCAGGAGGAACACCGATGGCGAAGGCAGGTCTCTGGGCCATAACTGACGCTGAGAAGCGAAAGCATGGGTAGCGAACAGGATTAGATACCCTGGTAGTCCATGCCGTAAACGTTGGGCGCTAGGTGTGGGACTCATTCCACGAGTTCCGTGCCGCAGCTAACGCATTAAGCGCCCCGCCTGGGGAGTACGGCCGCAAGGCTAAAACTCAAAGGAATTGACGGGGGCCCGCACAAGCGGCGGAGCATGCGGATTAATTCGATGCAACGCGAAGAACCTTACCAAGGCTTGACATATACCGGAAACACCCAGAGATGGGTGCCCCGCAAGGTCGGTATACAGGTGGTGCATGGTTGTCGTCAGCTCGTGTCGTGAGATGTTGGGTTAAGTCCCGCAACGAGCGCAACCCTCGTTCTATGTTGCCAGCGCGTTATGGCGGGGACTCATAGGAGACTGCCGGGGTCAACTCGGAGGAAGGTGGGGATGACGTCAAATCATCATGCCCCTTACGTCTTGGGCTTCACGCATGCTACAATGGCCAGTACAAAGGGCTGCGAAACCGCGAGGTGGAGCGAATCCCAAAAAACTGGTCTCAGTTCGGATTGGGGTCTGCAACTCGACCCCATGAAGTCGGAGTCGCTAGTAATCGCAGATCAGCAACGCTGCGGTGAATACGTTCCCGGGCCTTGTACACACCGCCCGTCAAGTCACGAAAGTCGGTAACACCCGAAGCCGGTGGCCCAACCCTTGTGGAGGGAGCCGTCGAAGGTGGGACTGGTGATTGGGACTAAGTCGTAACAAGGTAGCCGTACCGGAAGGTGCGGCTGGATCACCTCCTTTCTAAGGAGCATCTGGCCACGAGAGTGGTCCAGGAGGCCTGCCTCGGACGAGTGTTCCGGGGAGGTTGCTCAGGGTGGAACATTGATTAGTTGGCCTGCGCGGTGCGCGGGGTGTGAGTACGACCGGGGTTTCCCGGTGTGGAAAGCAGCTCGGGTACCGGGTGGGCCTGGCACGTTGTTGGGTCCTGAGGACTCGGGCGTTACACGTCTGGTGACCTCATGACCGACCCCGGTTGACGGGGACGGTTGGGCCCTGGTCGAGGTTGAACCGCGACTTCCTGCTTCGGTGGGTGGTCGTAGGCGGCCGGCTGACTGGGGCGCCGCCCGTATGTTGAGAACTACACAGTGGACGCGAGCATCTTTGTGGCTTTAAGTTTTTAAGGGCACACGGTGGATGCCTTGGCACCAGGAACCGAAGAAGGACGTAGGAATCTGCGATAAGCCTCGGGGAGTCGATAACCAGATCATTGATCCGAGGATTTCCGAATGGGGAAACCCGGCTGGATTCATCTCCAGTCACCCTCGCCTGAACACATAGGGCGAGTGGAGGGAACGTGGGGAAGTGAAACATCTCAGTACCCACAGGAAGAGAAAGCAACCGCGATTCCGTGAGTAGTGGCGAGCGAAAGCGGAAGAGGCCAAACCGATCATGTGTGATAGCTGGTAGGCGTTGCATGGTCGGGGTTGTGGGACCTTTTTACTGTCTCTACCAAGACAGTGCGGAGTAAAAAATTCGTGTCATAGACGAAGGGCTTGGAAGGGCCCGGCACAGAGGGTGAGACCCCCGTAGTCGAAATGTCATGAACTCCGTGGAAGTGCTCCCAAGTAGTACGGGGCCCGAGAAATCCCGTACGAATCTGGCAGGACCACCTGCTAAGCCTAAATATTCCCTGGTGACCGATAGCGGACAAGTACCGTGAGGGAAAGGTGAAAAGTACCCCGGGAGGGGAGTGAAATAGATCCTGAAACCGTGTGCCTACAATCCGTCGGAGCCTCCTTGTGGGGTGACGGCGTGCCTTTTGAAGAATGAGCCTGCGAGTTAGTGCTCAGTGGCGAGGTTAACCCGTGTGGGGAAGCCGTAGCGAAAGCGAGTCCGAACAGGGCGATTGAGTCGCTGGGTCTAGACCCGAAGCGGAGTGATCTACCCATGGCCAGGTTGAAGCGCGGGTAAGACCGCGTGGAGGACCGAACCCACTTAGGTTGAAAACTGAGGGGATGAGCTGTGGGTAGGGGTGAAAGGCCAATCAAACTCCGTGATAGCTGGTTCTCCCCGAAATGCATTTAGGTGCAGCGTCATGTGTTTCTTACCGGAGGTAGAGCTACTGGATGGCTAATGGGCCTTACCAGGTTACTGACGTCAGCCAAACTCCGAATGCCGGTAAGTAAGAGCATGGCAGTGAGACTGCGGGCGATAAGGTTCGTAGTCGAGAGGGAAACAGCCCAGATCACCAGCTAAGGTCCCTAAGCGTGTGCTAAGTGGGAAAGGATGTGGAGTTGCTGTGACAACCAGGAGGTTGGCTTAGAAGCAGCCACCCTTTAAAGAGTGCGTAATAGCTCACTGGTCAAGTGATTCCGCGCCGACAATGTAGCGGGGCTCAAGCACACCACCGAAGCTGTGGCATTGACGCATTTGCCTGGCCAGATCCTTGAGGTCTGGTCCAAGCGTGTCGATGGGTAGGGGAGCGTCGTGTGGCGAGAGAAGCGGCGGAGTGATCCAGTCGTGGATGCCACACGAGTGAGAATGCAGGCATGAGTAGCGAATGACGGGTGAGAAACCCGTCCGCCGAATAACCAAGGGTTCCAGGGTCAAGTTAATCTGCCCTGGGTTAGTCGGGACCTAAGGCGAGGCCGACAGGCGTAGTCGATGGACAACCGGTTGATATTCCGGCTTACCGGCGAAGAACCGACCAATACCGAATCATCTGATGCTAAGCGCCTGAAGCGTGTTGATCTCTTCGGAGTGATACTCGTGGAACGCGCGACCCGAGGTTGTAGTAGGTAAGCGATGGAAGGACGCAGGAAGGTAGCCTCCGCGTGGCGATGGTAGTCCACGTCTAAGAGTGCAAGGCGGGGTGTAGGCAAATCCGCACCCCATGTGCCCCAGGCTTGATAGTGACCGCGTATGTGGGAAGAGGGTGATCCTATGCTGCCTAGAAAAGTTCCTAGCGAGGTTCGAGCCGCCCGTACCCTAAACCGACTCAGGTGGTTAGGTAGAGAATACCAAGGCGATCGAGTGAATCGTGGTTAAGGAATTCGGCAAAATACCCCCGTAACTTCGGGAGAAGGGGGGCCCAGAGGGTGACGGCACTTGCTGCCCGAGCCCGAACGGCCGCAGAGACCAGGGAGAAGCGACTGTTTACTAAAAACACAGGTCCGTGCGAAGTTGCAAAACGATGTATACGGACTGACGCCTGCCCGGTGCTGGAACGTTAAGGGGACGGGTTAGCCTTACGGCGAAGCTCTGAACTTAAGCGCCAGTAAACGGCGGTGGTAACTATAACCATCCTAAGGTAGCGAAATTCCTTGTCGGGTAAGTTCCGACCTGCACGAATGGCGTAACGACTTCTCCACTGTCTCAACCACGAACTCGGCGAAATTGCACTACGAGTAAAGATGCTCGTTACGCGCAGCAGGACGGAAAGACCCCGGGACCTTTACTATAGCTTGGTATTGGTGTTCGGTACGGCTTGTGTAGGATAGGTGGGAGACTATGAAGCCGGCACGCCAGTGTCGGTGGAGTCAACGTTGAAATACCACTCTGGTCGTTCTGGATATCTAACCTCGGTCCGTGATCCGGATCAGGGACAGTGCCTGGTGGGTAGTTTAACTGGGGCGGTTGCCTCCCAAAGAGTAACGGAGGCGCCCAAAGGTTCCCTCAGCCTGGTTGGCAATCAGGTTTCGAGTGTAAGTGCACAAGGGAGCTTGACTGTGAGACAGACATGTCGAGCAGAGACGAAAGTCGGGACTAGTGACCCGACGGTGGCTTGTGGAAGCGCCGTCGCTCAACGGATAAAAGGTACCCCGGGGATAACAGGCTGATCCTGCCCAAGAGCTCATATCGACGGCATGGTTTGGCACCTCGATGTCGGCTCGTCGCATCCTGGGGCTGGAGTCGGTCCCAAGGGTTGGGCTGTTCGCCCATTAAAGCGGTACGCGAGCTGGGTTTAGAACGTCGTGAGACAGTTCGGTCCCTATCCGCTGCGCGCGTTGGAAACTTGAGAAGAGCTGACCCTAGTACGAGAGGACCGGGTTGGACGAACCTCTGGTGTGTCAGTTGTCCTGCCAAGGGCACCGCTGATTAGCTACGTTCGGACGTGATAACCGCTGAAAGCATCTAAGCGGGAAGCACACTTCAAGATGAGGTTTCCATGGGGCTCGACCCCGAGAGGCTCCCAGCTAGAACACTGGGTTGATAGGCCGGATGTGGAAGTGCAGTAATGCACGGAGCTGACCGGTACTAATAAGCCGATGACTTAAACAACAAAGATGATACGCGTCCACTGTGTGGTTCCCGAGATACGGTCGGGAACAGGAACGACCCAAAACTCGATAGAGTTACGGCGGCCATAGCGAGAGGGAAACGCCCGGTCACATACCGAACCCGGAAGCTAAGCCTCTCAGCGCCGATGGTACTGCACTGGAGACGGTGTGGGAGAGTAGGACACCGCCGGACAACCATTCACAAGAGCCCCGTGGGACCAGACACCTGGACCCACGGGGCTACTTGCACCCCCACACCCACCCCACAGCACCCCGAAGCACGGGTTAGAGTTGTGCGTCCGCGCCAGGTCGGGTGTTCTTCGGGCCGCCCGTGTCACAGGGCGTTGGATCATATAGCTACACAGGAGGCGTTGTGTCCGAGCGTGACGATGAGCAGAAGCCGGCCGAGGGGCGCGGCTCCGGTCGGCGTGAGGACGGACGGCCATCCGGCCGGGGAGGCTCGGGGCAACGTCGCGGTGAGGGTGGTCGGGAGTTCCGGTCGGGGCCGCGTCGTGGTGCCGGGGGTTCGGACGGACGGGGGCGTCAGGGCGGGCGCGGTCGGGATGACCGTGGCCGGAGTGAGCGGGACGGGCGCCCGTACCGGGACGACGGGGGTCAGCGATCGCGTCAGGACGAGCGCCGTGGGAGCCGCTACCGTGACGAACGGGGTGGGCGACCCGAGCGTGAGGACCGCGGTGGACGTCCTTACCGTGAGGACCGCGGTGGACGTCCTTACCGTGAGGACCGCGGTGGACGTCCTTACCGTGAGGACCGCGGTGGACCGCGTGGCCCCCGCGACGACCGTGGTGAGGGACGCCGTGAGGGACGTCCGGGTGGGGCGGAGCGCCGCCCCCCGAGGACGCCGGAGCCTGAGATCCCCGAGGGCGTGGATACTTCCCAGCTGGACCGTGCCGTCTGGCAGGAACTGCGAACCCTGAGCAAGGACAACGCCGCTGGCGTCGCCGAGCATCTGGTCGCGGCCGGGCTCGCCATGGGCGAGGGGGACCTGGACCGGGCCCTGGCACACGCCAAGACGGCGTCGCGCCGTGCCGGGCGGGTCGCCTCCGTCCGTGAGGCGCTGGGCGTCGTGCACTACCGCAGGGGCGAGTGGTCCAACGCGCTGGCCGAGTTCCGCACGGCCCGCAGGCTCTCCGGGAGCAACCACCTGCTGCCCCAGATGGCGGACGTGGAACGCGGGCTCGGGCGTCCGGAACGTGCGCTGGAGCTGGCTGCCGGGCCCGAGGCGGAGTCGCTGACTCGTGCCGACCGGGTCGAGTTGGCCATCGTGGTCTCAGGTGCGCGCAGGGACCTGGGGCAGCACGAGGCCGGGGCAGCAACGCTCCGCGACCTGGCGCGCAGCACCCGACCGTCCCAGCCCTGGGCTGCGCGGCTCTTCTACGCCTACGCCGAGGCGCTGCTGGGCCTCGGTCAGGACGACGAGGCTCGGGAGTGGTTCGATCGGGCCCTGGCGGCGGACGCGGCGGACGAAACCGATGCCGCGGAGCGCCTCGCCGAGCTCGACGGGGTCGCCTTCACCGACCTCGAGGAGGAGGCGGACCTCGAAGACCAGGCAGGTCTCGAGCGCCAAG contains:
- a CDS encoding alpha/beta hydrolase — translated: MAGADFVRELRAAPSAWGLAFGGLALVLSFSPSLLPRSWPLQGAAAGVTAGMVYGLAVLVAWGVRHTARMVNVRVEVTSDPDRWVRYVGLAVLILVPLWYWVWAVRGQGRTAELVQMEAPPFWQSFLAVVLGILIAGLGVLLGRSARWLARRLAARVPSSVPRWAAVAASAAVVALVAVWATNAVLVSRVANALGERFYEVNSQTREGVVAPTVPERSGGPGSLLGWDTLGQEGQVFVTGGPSATDIEQVTGAPALEPIRVYGGLGFADSFGEVADGVVAELHRTGAFERSVLVVYNTTGTGWVNEWSAQPVEYLTGGDSAIAAMQYSYLPSPLALIADRVRPPMAGKAFFDRIYAEWETLPEESRPRLMVAGESLGSFGGHGAFTSKEDMVERVDGAVWIGTPAFTPLWRAITRDRQNGSPEVAPVVDNGQHLRFVTRPQDLVADIYGRPLGEWEEPRIAYLQHASDPISRWDTSLIRSRPDWITERAGTDVNKDIEWYPLVTFWQVTTDQALGNATAPGHGHLYHHDLVATWAAVLGVDKVDLASVTSAVQQDRDAATN
- a CDS encoding tetratricopeptide repeat protein, yielding MDTSQLDRAVWQELRTLSKDNAAGVAEHLVAAGLAMGEGDLDRALAHAKTASRRAGRVASVREALGVVHYRRGEWSNALAEFRTARRLSGSNHLLPQMADVERGLGRPERALELAAGPEAESLTRADRVELAIVVSGARRDLGQHEAGAATLRDLARSTRPSQPWAARLFYAYAEALLGLGQDDEAREWFDRALAADAADETDAAERLAELDGVAFTDLEEEADLEDQAGLERQADLEGQADPEVQGEVEVEVVDGAEDPR